The following proteins are encoded in a genomic region of Maniola jurtina chromosome 17, ilManJurt1.1, whole genome shotgun sequence:
- the LOC123873760 gene encoding uncharacterized protein LOC123873760, with product MDFVFGSDRVFATTRRVVVYKHNFMTFRSCVLCYQLSPMWSAQILFVLQFILLTCVLSDGTFECGDHGRFEYCIDEIPGCVIGCHCHPGYYFDTDTKICEPNTKLIEHYRRDIALTTTRGQKIEVTPNTLVYDTEPASSTDKIDGSVDEITKDANDLGDWLYNQFFKTIENQVINNTNDKGISTRRGASQPTMKIPKRSKKSRKGGKSSKQKVKKEQLRRKLLRITENDSLFDISSKSSSDSSDSSSSGDSSSIEYEVNENNHHKHEDGEHGHKKIVMVNKKPKQPLPSFIFLPNLDTPFYPPIGLPPPPIVPMYPMVPVPPVPLCPITGCIDNINVATTSSAPNTTTAQAATTTSISTVPTNTTEPSSVPETTADAIATNDTITSDVPKTDTRALRLKHKKKKKAAKLLNNDTSKADTEQGLNGLKYFERQKILKRLKEKMGNPSAKLFMGPWKKNKKIYSNKFMDQNVDTETQFLDNEIVDNELLNNERNQKLMREGSFPDNVDFRYITELIHRVDLNNKTNDLPPIEYNPLDSIELQEKQFSDYSVPLYTPDGRRTSHPKHHKSDESYYANLGRQIATMIRGIDKQENVELVETSNNIKNDQYLKNNSPTSFWERFVRSPLAYLKTKNKKFEYLKRSNELLFDIENKVEVIASTAPSLTLQEIENVVKVMEDAKKKIQSKNKSSMKNPETSRKNLNIDLWPQKSRNSRHDFQNSVLPYFNKIRQDKNANNYETNKSNIAKPNVDLPGLRMHSSQKFVAWNGTNFNKIIKLINQTYKIPTIATPLFNKKYTQNNYNSENTNKIHQIPALANQFSQNTIKQSFPNQQVNPYLLHHRRYFQDNSNNYYVNRNVELSYFSPVKRITGVPQLYFPEINHFDYID from the exons ATGGATTTTGTATTCGGATCCGATAGAGTTTTTGCAACAACTAGGCGGGTTGTTGTATACAAACATAATTTTATGACATTTCGTAGTTGTGTTTTGTGTTATCAGTTGTCACCCATGTGGAGCGCACAGATACTATTTGTGCTACAATTTATACTGCTAACCTGTGTTTTAAGCGATGGCACATTCG AATGTGGTGATCATGGCAGATTCGAATACTGCATCGACGAGATACCCGGCTGTGTGATAGGCTGCCACTGtcatccaggatattattttgacactgatacgaaaatatgtgaacccaa CACAAAACTGATCGAACATTATAGGCGGGATATTGCATTAACGACGACTCGGGGCCAAAAAATTGAAGTGACACCTAATACTTTAGTATATGATACTGAGCCCGCTTCCAGTACCGACAAGATTGATGGATCTGTTGATGAAATAACCAAAGACGCAAATGACTTAGGAGACTGGCTCTATAATCAATTCTTTAAAACAATAGAGAATCAAGTAATTAACAATACAAATGATAAAGGCATTTCAACCAGACGGGGTGCATCACAACCAACAATGAAAATCCCCAAAAGAAGTAAGAAATCGCGTAAAGGCGGAAAATCAtcaaaacaaaaagtaaaaaaggaaCAATTAAGAAGAAAGTTACTCCGAATAACAGAAAATGATAGCTTGTTCGATATATCCTCAAAATCTAGTTCAGATTCAAGTGATTCAAGTTCTAGTGGAGATTCATCATCTATAGAGTATgaagtaaatgaaaataatcATCATAAACATGAGGATGGCGAACATGGTCATAAAAAGATAGTCATGGTAAACAAAAAGCCAAAGCAACCGTTGCCAAGCTTTATATTCTTGCCGAATTTAGATACGCCATTTTATCCTCCAATAGGTTTGCCCCCACCGCCAATTGTGCCCATGTATCCGATGGTACCAGTTCCTCCTGTACCACTGTGTCCAATAACAG GTTGTATAGATAACATCAACGTGGCAACTACTAGTTCTGCTCCAAATACAACTACTGCTCAAGCCGCTACGACAACTTCTATCAGTACCGTACCAACAAATACAACTGAACCATCTAGCGTGCCTGAAACAACTGCAGATGCAATAGCAActaacgatactataactagtGATGTACCTAAAACTGACAC AAGAGCACTGCGCTTAAAAcacaaaaagaagaaaaaagctGCAAAATTATTAAACAATGATACGAGTAAAGCAGATACTGAACAAgg GCTTAATGGTTTAAAGTATTTCGAACGCCAGAAAATT TTGAAACGTCTTAAAGAAAAAATGGGTAATCCTTCTGCCAAGTTGTTCATGGGACCTtggaaaaagaataaaaaaatatattcaaacaaATTCATGGATCAGAACGTAGACACCGAAACTCAGTTTTTAGATAACGAGATAGTTGATAATGAATTATTGAATaatgaaagaaatcaaaaactgatgCGAGAAGGAAGTTTTCCTGATAACGTCGACTTTAGATACATCACCGAGCTTATACATCGCGTTGATctcaataataaaacaaatgatTTACCGCCTATTGAATATAACCCCTTGGATAGTATTGAATtacaagaaaaacaattttcggACTATAGTGTTCCTTTGTATACACCCGACGGCCGAAGGACAAGTCACCCGAAGCATCACAAATCAGATGAATCATACTATGCTAATTTGGGTAGGCAAATAGCCACTATGATACGAGGAATTGATAAACAAGAAAATGTTGAATTGGTGGAAACGTCAAATAACATAAAGAAtgatcaatatttaaaaaataattcaccAACATCATTTTGGGAACGTTTTGTGCGATCTCCATTAGCGTActtaaaaaccaaaaacaagAAATTTGAATACTTAAAAAGAAGTAATGAATTACTTTTTGACATAGAAAATAAAGTTGAAGTTATAGCTTCTACAGCACCCTCTTTAACTTTACAAGAAATAGAAAATGTTGTTAAGGTTATGGAAGATGCCAAAAAGAAAATTCagagtaaaaataaatctaGTATGAAAAATCCAGAAACTTCACGTAAAAATCTTAACATTGATTTGTGGCCACAGAAGTCACGTAATTCAAGGCACGATTTCCAAAATTCTGTATTgccatattttaataaaatcagaCAAGATAAGAACGCCAATAATTATGAAACTAATAAAAGTAACATCGCAAAACCTAATGTTGATTTGCCAGGTCTTCGCATGCACAGTTCTCAAAAGTTTGTAGCTTGGAATGGtacaaatttcaataaaatcataaaactAATAAATCAAACTTATAAGATTCCAACAATAGCTACACCGTTATTTAACAAGAAATATacacaaaataattacaattcaGAAAACACTAACAAAATTCATCAAATTCCAGCTTTAGCAAACCAGTTTTCACAAAATACAATCAAACAGTCGTTTCCAAACCAACAAGTAAATCCGTATTTGTTGCATCATAGGAGATATTTCCAAGACAAtagcaataattattatgtaaatcgAAACGTAGAACTTTCTTATTTTTCACCAGTTAAAAGAATTACAGGAGTACCACAATTATACTTTCCTGAAATAAATCATTTCGATTATATAGATTAA
- the LOC123873538 gene encoding uncharacterized protein LOC123873538, giving the protein MRYLLLLALLLYNIVANANRPNPYDYDDPDGIKRHSFVDDRRNWRKKALLKPFDQDHKDWDDRYDRDIPGYSYDPELKRFGGLDRQREMDPSASVYTGQRHYEDDDKMNMLHKMGSAEVGRSPAFPEKESEKKTPFTMTCEKQNERYEPCFAGCAAVTCDNPRERLRPCYPFCEPGCICIQPYVRDDRTHKCVLPEDCTKGLKGIPDLGEDT; this is encoded by the exons ATGCGTTATTTATTACTGTTGGCGCTTTTGCTTT ATAATATAGTTGCCAATGCGAACAGACCAAATCCCTACGATTACGATGACCCCGACGGAATCAAAAGGCATTCCTTTGTAGACGATAGGCGGAATTGGAGAAAGAAAGCTTTATTAAAACCGTTCGACCAAGACCACAAAGACTGGGATGACAGATATGATCGCGACATTCCGGGGTATTCCTACGATCCGGAGCTGAAACGTTTCGGAGGGTTGGATAGACAACGGGAGATGGATCCCTCTGCGAGCGTGTATACAGGTCAGAGGCATTATGAGGACGATGACAAAATGAATATGCTTCATAAAATGGGAAGCGCTGAGGTCGGGCGCTCGCCGGCTTTTCC aGAGAAAGAGTCAGAGAAGAAAACTCCGTTTACGATGACTTGCGAAAAGCAAAATGAGag ATACGAGCCATGCTTCGCTGGTTGCGCCGCGGTGACATGCGACAACCCTCGCGAACGGTTGCGCCCCTGTTACCCTTTCTGCGAGCCCGGGTGCATCTGCATTCAGCCGTACGTTCGGGACGATCGAACCCATAAATGCGTTCTACCCGAGGATTGCACTAA AGGCCTCAAAGGAATTCCCGACCTCGGCGAGGATACTTAG